AGCTGCCTTCTTTTATTTCTGCTTCCAGTTCGCCTTTATCCCATCCGCAATAACCGATAAAAATCCTGACATCTTTTTCCGTTATAGTCCCATTGTTGATATGAGTAACTGCCTGTTGAAAATTTCCTCCTATGAAAATATTGCCAGCAACCGGAACGCCATCAGCTACCAGGTCCGGTCTTCTATGAATAAAGAAAAGATGCTCCTGATCTGCAGGGCCGCCCTCATATAAGGGGAAAGGAAGGCATTTGTTAAACGCCTGCAGTTCATTTAGGCTACGTGGAAATAACCTGTTAACCACGAAGCCCATCGCTCCTTTTTCATTATACTCAGTGATGAATATGATTGTATTTTCGAAGAAATCACCTTCCAACAACTGTGTACTACGTAAAAAAGTTCCTGCATTCATAAGAGCTAAGTTAGCTTATAGTATTTCAAATACACCAACGGCCGCTAATGCGGCAGTTTTTCGCGTAACAGACCATATACCCAGGTTCCGGCAATAGCGCTCAGTAACACCACCACAATAACCGTAGCGCCTGTTCCTATCTGTGCAAACAAAGGTCCGGGGCATGCTCCTGTAAGGGCCCAGCCAGAGCCGAATATCAGTCCGCCGTAAACCTGTCCTTTGTTGAATTTCTTAGGTGTAAAACTAATTGATTGGCCATTGATGGTTTTTATTCCCAGCTTTTTAATAAACCAGACAGCAATCATTGCCACGGCAATAGCGCTTCCGATAACGCCATACATATGAAAAGACTGCAGGCGGAACATTTCCTGTATGCGGAACCAACTGACCACTTCTCCTTTCACGAATACAATCCCAAACAGCACTCCTGTTACAAGGTATTTCAGAAAATGGAACCATTTATGATCCGGAGTTCCGGCATCAGTAGTAGCTGAAGCCGTTGAACGGACTTCAAAATCATTATCAGCGATATTATGTTTAAGCATAGCCTGATTTTACAGGGAAAGAATAAAAGGTAATACCAGGTTTGCGACTATAAATCCCCCGGCCATAAAACAGATAGTAGCTACCAGTGAGGGCCATTGCAACGTTGAAATACCCATAATAGCATGCCCGCTGGTGCAACCGCCGGCATATCGTGTTCCAAAGCCAACAAGGAAGCCGCCTCCTATCATTAATAGCGCACCTCTAAGTGTAAGCAGAGATTGCCAGTTCATGATATCGCCCGGTACCAGGTTGTTATAATTGGTGATACCGTACCTGGCGAGTTCGTTCGACAATGCAGGATTTACTTCAACGGGTGCAGGATTTGCTAGGAAAGTTGACGCCAAAATACCCCCCAGGGCTATCCCTATTACAAATACAAGATTCCAGGTTTCTGCCTTCCAGTTGTACTTAAAGAACGGAATGCCTGCGGGAACACATGCAGCACAGATATGCCGTAATGTAGCGCTGATACCGAAGGAGCGGTTGCCCAAAAGCAAAAGCGCCGGAACGGTAAGCCCTATCAGGGGCCCGGTGATATACCAGGGCCAGGGCTGTTTCAATAATTCTATCATTGGTTTCTATTCAAATCTTTCTAAAACAACTTTGCCATAACCGCCGGAAGTGAATACAGGCCGCCGCATAACCGGCAGCCTGTATTCACTTGCCCGGAATGCATCAATTGACAGTTGCTGTCATGCTTACACTTGTTTTCATGGAATTGGTAACAAGACAGCCGGCCTTTGCTTTCTCCAATACACGCATCGCCTTTTCTTTATCCGCTTCCGGATCCGTGAGCTTCACATCGGGATACATTTCCGCTTCCGTAACCAGGTACCTGCCTTCTACCATCTCTAATTTAGCAACTGTTCTGCAATTAAACCTGTCGACAGGCAGCTTGAAATTAGAAGCTATTGCCAGAAAAGTGGCCATATAACAACTATTGATAGCTGCTACAAATAAATGTTCCGGCGACCAGATGCCGGGAACGCCGTTGGGAAATTCAGGCGGCGTAGCGCATTCAATTGTCTTGCTTAGAACAGGGCTTGATAATTCACCAATCCTTCCTTCTTTCCACGTGATGTTCACTTCGTAAAAATGTTCCTGTGCCATAGTTTTATATTTGAGCCGGCAAAATGCAGCAATTAAAAAACCTGTACAGTCACTTTTGTTACACAAGCATTATTTTATTCCTGCCTAACTGAACCACCTGGCTCTCTTCCAGTTGCTTCAATAATCTGGATACAACTACACGCGCTGTTCCCAGTTCGTTGGCCAGCTGCTCATGTGTAATGAAAATGGTTCGGCTTTGGGTAAGTTCAGCCTTTTTACGCAGCAACGCCAACAAACGTTCATCTACTTTTTTAAAGGCAATGGCATTAACAATATTCAACAGCTCTTCAAAACGCATATGGTATAAACGGAAGATATAATCCAGCCATTGGGGATATTCTTTTATGAGAAGGGCGATCTTGTCTACCGGCAGGAAAAGGATCTCTGCCTCTTCTTCCACTTCAGCCTTTACCTTGCTGGTATCATTGTGCAGCCCGCCCAGAAACGACATGATACAGCTTTCTCCTGCCTTGATATAATAAAGGAGAATTTCCCTTCCGTCCTGCTCAGTACGGATCACCTTTATCATTCCGCTGGTAACAATAGGGATAGAGCGGATAGAAGCATTTTCATTAAGGATAACGCTGCCGGCTTCATAATGCTTAATAACGCTGTACTGGTACAGCTTTTCTACCAGTTCGGGAGATGATCTGAATTCAACGATCTGTTCCAGGCTTTCCATCTCTAAAGATACCGCTTTGATCAGGATAAACGCAGGCAGGAGATATAGGTTTCAATGTTTCACACATCGAATACCCGGCAAAAATATAGAGCCACCTGAACAGGCGGCTCCTCAATTAAACCTCTATTGATTATTGCCTATGCACTAACAATTGGGATACTAACAACTATGAATTGCAATATCCAACCTTGTCTTTTACATGTCGGGGGAGATATTCGTCTAATTGAGGGGACAAATTACAAAAGCGCGATCGGCCAAGGTTGCTGCTACACGAGATAGCAGATAGCTGGTGTCAATTAACAGCCAGTTCCAGCAAAAGCGTTTCAAAAGCAATTACCGCCTTCTTCTTATAAATGCCTGCCAGTGTTATCATCACTGCCTGCCTCACCATCTTGTTCCCTTCAATAGGAACAGCTTTCAGCGAATGCTGCCCCGGAACAGGCGTCTGCGCCTGAACAGTAGTCTGGGTAAGAATAGTATGCCAGTTCCCGGTTCTTGCCAGGTCAAGCAAAGTAGGAATATCGTTTATTTCAATAGCGATATTCGGCTTCAGATGCTGACGGGCAAACACCGTATCTACAAACTTCCGCGTACTGTATCCCTGGGCCGGTAAGATCAGCGACAGCTTGGCTACTTCCTTAAGCGAAATACTTTCTCTTTGCGCCAAAGGAGAATGAGCCGCCACAATCAAGGACATAGTGGCATAAAATAACAGCTGGTATTCCAGGTTAGGCAGATCCGTATCGTCCTGGAAACACACCGCAAAATCCAGTTCCTGGTTTTGTAGTTTCTCCAGGATCTCTTCTGAGGTCCCAAAAAATATACGGATCGTAATACCCGGAAACTGCTTCGCAAACTTGTTCACCGACGGAATGACAAGCCCCCGTAGCCCATAGGTAAGCCCTACTACCAGGTGACCGGTATTCAGGTTGCTGAGATCATCCAGCAGGCGAAGCCCGTCACGCGCTGCATTTACGGTTCTCGCAGCATAGGCCGCAAATAAATGCCCCGCTTCAGTAAGCCTGATCCGCTTGCCTATCCTGTCGAACAAAGGCACTCCCACCTCATCCTCCAGCTGCTTGACCTGTTGTGACAGCGTACTCTGGCTGATGTGCAGATGGTTGGCTGCTTCTGTAAAATTGAGTAACTCTTTCGCTTTTAAGAAATAGTTGAGCTGACGAAGTTCCATGATTGCAAATCGGTTTTATCGATTGATTCAATAGAAAAATACCCTTTTACAAATTTAGACTTAAACGAGAACTTTACGGTTTACAAAGTCTACCAGAGCGGCATGAAAATAAGTTCTTTAAGGACACCTATTTATTCAGGAAGGAAGCAATCATTTACAGAAGTAACGGAAGAAGCGCTTACAGAAAGGATTGCTGTCATAGGAAACAGTGAAGCGGCACCCCCCATAGAAGAAAAGACGGGCAGGGGTGAAAGCCGTTACCGCAGAATACGGTTCTGTATTTTTCTTTCAGGCGTATCTGTATTTGCACAGTTATATGCTTTTCAACCACTTTTATCACAGGTTTCGTCGTATTTCGGACGCTCTGCAGCCGTCAGCAGCTTAACGGTTTCTTCTTCTACCTTGGGAATGGCTACCGGATTGTTATTCTTTGCATTTATGGCAGATAATTTTTCAAGGAAAGGCTTAATGGTGTTTTCTCTTTTCAGCTCTGCCGCACTTACGCTCTTATCTCCCTTACTGCCTAACTATCCGTTGCTGGTGTTATTCATTTTCCTGAAAGGAGTTTGTGTTTCCGGAGTATCGGCAGTAGCCCTGGCTTATCTGGCCGAGGAAGTTTCGGCTGTCACCATTGGAGCCGCTATCAGTTTTTATCTCGCAGGCAATACCTTCGGGGGCATGGCCGGCAGGATCATTGCAGCACTAATAGCAGGCTGGGTGGGATGGAAATGGGCCATTTTCAGTATTGGCATCATAGGACTCATATGTGCCGTGATCTTTGTTTACAAGTTCCCCGCCTCCCGTTTTTTCAATTCCTGCCGGGTTCCTTTCCGGGATAAACGCCGGCAAATGAAGCAGCTGTTCATGAACAAAACACTGCTGGGGTTATACGCGATCGCAGCATGCTTACTCGGCTGTTTTGTAAGTGTTTACAACTATCTAGGTTTCCGCCTCGAAGCCGCCCCTTTTCACCTTCCCCACTACCTTATTGCAGCTATCTTCCTGATGTATTCTTTTGGTATTGCAGGAAACATACTGGCCGGCAAACTGTCCGACAGGTTCTCGTCACGGAATATGTTAAGTATGTTCATTCTGCTCGTTGTAACGGGATTATTGCTGATGATGACGCCATATCTCATACTCATCATTCCGGGACTGGCACTTTTCACGCTATCATTTTTCAGCGCTCAAACCATGGCAGGCAGGCAGGTAACTGTATTGGCTCCTGCAGCACGAACTTCAGCAACTGCATTATATTGGCTGTTTTATTATGTCGGATCCAGCACCATTGGCAGTTTCAGCGGCGTTTTTATTGACAAAGGCAACTGGAATGGCTTCTTCGGTGCGCTACTCCTATTCAGCGGGCTTTCGTTTGTATTGGCGCTCAGAGGCCGGCTTAATAAGGCATAAGACATTGCCTGAAGAACTTTTGTCTGGCATTTCCTGACTGTTGGTTTAAGAAGGGAGGACTGTATCTTCGATATCGTCCTTCTTTCTTTTTGTAAAGGTGCTGCTCTCCACCGGCCCAAACTGAATGAATTTAAACTTCGTATAATACTAAAGCGACAGGAAAGCTAATCGTTCGGGATACCGCGTACAGGCCGCAATAAACCGCTTCCATTAAAAACATAAATAAAAATTATCATACCTTCTACTGACCCTGCTCTTTCAAATTAAAAGGCGTAGTGGATTTTAAAACTGTGTATTAACTTTATATTATGCCTGATTTTTTAACATATTTCTCTGTTAAACCCCATTAACTCTTTTTCTAATGAGATTCTAATTGGGCTTCTGGGAAATCTACATTTTATTGCAGAACACTTTTTTTTATTGTAGTATGGCAAGTGATAAGATTTCAATCGGAAAATCCTTTATTCGGTTTTATAATATCGTGAGGTTAGACAAGAAGGACGTGTCTGTTATTTACATGCTGGCCATCCTGGCCGGTTTACTCCAGCTTTCTGTTCCCCTGGGTGTGCAAACCATTATCAGTTTTGTGATGGCAGGCTCCTTTTCAACGTCTATCGCAGTACTCATCATCATGGTTTTACTGGGGGTATTCTTTAATGGTCTGTTACAGGTAAGGCAATTACAGGTAATAGAAAAAATGCAGCAGAAGATCTTTGTCCGTTATTCTTTTGAGTTCAGCGACAGGTTACCCAAGCTGAATATTGAAAAAATGGATCAATACTATTTGCCCGAACTGGTAAATCGCTTTTTTGATACAGTATCGTTACAAAAGGGATTGGAGAAGCTATTGCTCGATTTACCTGCTGCCGTCATTCAGGTGTTATTCGGCGTCGCGCTTTTATCGTTCTACCATCCTGTGTTCATTGCATTTGGCGCTTTGCTGCTGCTGATCGTTATTCTCATATTAAGGCTTACTTCACCACAGGGATTGGCTTCAGCCTTAAAAGCAAGCGACTACAAGTATAATGTTGCTGCCTGGATGGAAGAAACAGCACGTGTTGTGCGTACACTCAAGTATTCGAAGAATACGTCCATGCACATTGAAAAGACGGATAAACTGGTAAGCGGTTATCTCGATTCACGCACAAAATACTTCCGCGTATTGCTAACACAATTCTGGAGCCTTATCAGCTTTAAGGTAGTTATCACAGCAGCGATGCTGCTGGTTGGCGCAGTACTGTTGGTAAACCAGCAGATCAACATTGGTCAGTTTATTGCTGCCGACATTGTGATCCTTGCAATTATAACCTCTGTGGAAAAGATCATATTAAGCCTGGATAAGGTTTACGATGCATTGGTTTCTGTAGAAAAACTGGACAAGGTTACCAATGCCGAGATCGAAGAGGGAGGTAATGTGATAATGGAGAATATCGACAAAGGCGTTGCTGTTTCATTCCATGAAACCAGCTTTACTTATCCTAACGGTAACGCAGGAGTAAGCGATATTAAACTGAATGTACCTGCAGGCAGTATCGTTCATATTGCAGGAAATTCAGGAGCCGGTAAGTCTACACTGCTGCGGTTACTTACAGGTAACTTTAAAAAATTCAGTGGAAGCGTGCTGATCGACAACATTCCTATAGGAAATTACCGGCTCGACAGTCTGAGAAGGCAAACCGGTGTGCTGCTTAGCAGCCAGGATATATTCCAGGGTACCTTACTCGAAAATATCACATTGGGCAGTACAGAAGTAAGCATGGAGCAGATCACAGATCTGGCAGCAAAAACAGGCCTCGATCAGTATGTACGTTCCAATAAAGAAGGCTATGATACGGTCCTGGATCCTACGGGCAACCGCTTAACCAATCATGTACGCCAGAACATCCTGCTGGTAAGGGCATTACTGGGCAAACATCGCTTGCTGCTCCTCGAAGAGCCTTTTGAGCATCTCGACAGCCACTGCCGCAGCAACATGATAGACCTGATAAAGGCCGATAAAAATGCTACAGTATTCATTGCATCACAGGACGAAACATTGTCGCAATACTGTAACATAGTAGTACATCTTGATAAAGGAATGATTCAAAACAACCCTGTGTAACTATGACTAATTTTTTAGAAGCGAATATAGAAGCAGAAGAACAAAGCAGCAAATGGGGCGCTTTCAGTAAAGTTTACAGGATCCGCCATAGAAATAATGTCCGTAAATGGCTGATAGGCGTTCTGGTTGTTTTAATAATTGTTATGTTCCTGCCCTGGACACAGAATATCAGGGCTAAAGGAACCGTCACCACATTAAGACAGGAACAACGCCCACAGGAAGTAAATACCATTATTGCAGGTCGCGTTGTAAAGTGGAATGTAAAAGAAGGCGATTTCGTAAAGGAAGGAGATACTATTCTGCAACTCGGCGAGGTAAAGGTCGACTATTTTGATCCGGAGCTGTTGCAACGTACGCAACAACAGATTGTAGCCAAGCAGCAGAGTATAGAAGGTTACAAAGGAAAAGCCAATACAGCCGAAACGCAGGCAAAAGCGCTGGCAATGGCAAGAGACTTGAAGCTGCAGTCTTTGGACAACAAATTATTACAGCAACAACTGAAGGTTACCAGTGACAGCACCGATTTAATTGCAGTGGATAATGAGTTAAGTGTGTATAAACGCCAGATAGCAGCGGCACAGCTGATGCTCGATAGCGGCTCCATATCACTGGTCGATTTTGAAAAGCGTAAAGTGGGCTATCAGAACGGGCTGGCCAAAAGGGTAAGCTCTGAAAATAAATTGATGCAAAGCCGCCAGGAATTGATAGCGCTGCGAATAGAAAAGAACAGTACCGTACAGGAATATACCGACAAAATTTCAAAGGCAGAAGGAGATAGGTTTTCATCATTATCAAGCGTAGCAAGTACCGAAGCTGATGTAGCTAAGCTCCAGAACGTATATGCCAGCTACGATATCCGTAACCAACTGTATTACATAAAAGCCCCCCAGAGCGGCCAGATCACGAAAGCGCGTAAAGCGGGTCTCGGTGAAATGGTAAAGGAAGGTGAGATGGTTGTAGAAATAGTTCCCAACCACGTACAATATGCGGTTGAAATGTTCGTAGAACCCATGGACCTTCCGTTGATAGATCTGGGACAGAAAGTCCGGTTTGTATTTGACGGTTTCCCTGCTATTGTATTCAGCGGCTGGCCATCGAGCAGTTATGGTACCTTTGGCGGCAAAGTTGCCGCTGTAGAAACTTCGGTAAGTTATAACGGCAAGTTCAGGGTGCTGGTGACAGAAGATCCGGATGAAAAGAAATGGCCTGAATTATTACGTATGGGTGGCGGCGCCAGTGGTATCGCATTGCTGAAAGATGTTCCTATTTATTATGAGCTATGGCGTAACATCAATGGATTCCCACCCGAATTTTACAAACCTTCCACAGAGAAAGGCTATGCGGCTAAAAAGGAGAAATAGGATGAAGTGTATGAGCAAGCAGTATTCAGTTTTAATCCTTCTTATTTGTTCCATCATGTATGCTGGTGCTGTAAAAGCGCAACAGCCTGAAGTGTTAACGCCTGAACAGTTTATAGAATGGATCAGACAATATCACCCTGTGGCACGCCAGGCAGGTCTGCAGGTAGAAAAGGCTGAAGCTGAATTACTGAGCGCAAAAGGTGGTTTCGATCCTACAGCCGGCCTTAACGCCAGCCGTAAGACGTTTGATGGCAAGAACTATTATTATTATACCAATCCTGAATTGAAGATCCCTACGCCAATAGGCATTGATGTAAAAACAGGTATCGAAAATAATGGTGGCGACTATATTACATCGGAAGTAACGAAAGGGAAGACCAGCTACCTGGGGCTCGAAGTTCCGCTGATGAAAGGACTACTGATGGACAAGCGCAGGGCAGTATTACGCCAGGCTAAAATATATCGCGACCAGAGTGAACAGGAACGCCGCAGTATGTTGAACGACCTGTTGTTCGATGCCTATACAAGTTACTGGCAGTGGGCCGGAGCCTACCAGTTGTATAGCATTTACAACCGTTATATTTCCATCGGATACAAGCGCCTTCAGCTGCTGCGCAACGCATATGCCAATGGCGACAAAGCTATGATGGACACGGTTGAAGCCTATACCCAGATCCAGAGTTATGAAATGCAGCAGGCCGATGCCCTCCTGAAGCTTAACAACGCAGCATTGGAGCTTTCCAATTTCCTATGGTTTGGCAACGATAGCGCTGTACTGTTACCCAGTCACTATAGACCCGATACCCTGCAATTTGCTATTAATAAGGAAGTAGGGCAGGTAGAAAATATTCTCAGCCAGGCGGTATTACAGCATCCCGACCTGAGAAGTTATGAGTTCAAGCTCGACGCACTTGAAGTGGAACGCAGGCTTAAATTTCAAAGTCTGCTGCCTTACCTTACGGTAAAAGCCAACCTGTTAAACAGGGATTATTATGCCCTGAAAGGTCTTAATGGCGCTTTGCTGGAGAATAATTATAAATGGGGTATAGACTTCAAACTTCCGCTGTTCTTAAGGGAAGGCCGCGGCGACTACCGGAAGGCACAGCTGAAGATCAAGGAAACAAATCTCCAGTTTGAGAACAAACGCTGGCAGGTAACAAACAAGGTGCGCTCTTATTTCAATGAATACGCGATACTACAACAGCAGTTGCGAACAACGAACAGTATGTATAACAACTACAGTGCGTTACTGCGTAACGAGGAGCTGAAGTTTTCGCAGGGTGAAAGCAGCCTGTTCATGATCAACAGCCGCGAAAGCAAGCTGATAGAACTCCTGCAAAAGCAAACGGAGCTGCGGATCAAGTACCTGAAAGCTTCTTATGCAGTATCATGGGCTGCAGGCCTGCTGCAGTAATGCCCCGGGCTCTTTGCCACTACCAGCTATACCCTGGATATGATACAACAGTTATTTTACAAATAATAATGTTGGTTTCGTGCGCAGATTAGGGAATGTTGCTAAATTAGAGCATGCCAAGAATTTCGTTCCTGGTCATCTGCCAGGTTATCTTATGTTGTATAGAATCGTATCTGGTTTCCAAGATCTCCTTTATCGGTAAAGCCGGTATCGCACTGTTTTATAAAGAATACCGGTTCCTGCGATCAGGATGGAAGACATTCCTGTTCTTCTTTACATTACAAATGATAGTGATACTGGTGCTGTATCTTGTTAAAAAGAAGTTCCCTGCGAGGATAGCGAACTATACGGCAACAGCCCTGCTGGCAATATCGATAGCCGGTTTATGGGCTACTTTCCATGATTTCCAGCATACCTTCTCGCACCGTTTGTTGAAGGAGCAGTTTCATCTGGCTTTTTATTTGTTCTGGCTGGCATGGGCCGGCAGTTGTATATTCTTCCTGGTAAGTAAACCGGCAGCCGCAACTTTAGCACCAGTGGCGGAAGGAGAAAGCCGGGATCTGCCCGATAACTAAACCGGTAGTTTTATTGGTGCCTTGTCAATAAAGCCTTGCTTAGTTCATAAGCGTATTGTCCATAAGATGGCGGGCAATATCTTTCAGGTGAGCGGGAACATATAATTCAACATCCCCGAAGTTGAGATAGCTGCTGTCGCGTTTGTTTAACAGTACTACCCTTATGCGGTTTTCTTCCAGCATTCCCTTGATAATACTGGCTTTGGTAAAATCAGATGTACGGAACAAAAGAAACCAGGCTTGTGTCATGGATTTACATTAACATCGTTATACTGTTGTTCAGCCGTTTTACGTATTGCTAAAATACGATTACTTTCTTTCCGGAAAGAATAGAATAAGCCAATAACGGCAACCAAACCTATTAACCCTACATACAAGGGGAAACTGTCGTTCATACTTTGATTGTTGAGCTTGCCGGCACGGCTGAGCGCATACAATTGGGTTAGTGAAAAAGCATTATTAAAAAAATGCGCCCATATGCTTAACCAGATATTACGGCTGTCATAAAAAAGATACCCCAAAGCCATACCCAGGAAAATGCGTGGCAGGAATGCATAAAAAGACTGATGTACAGCACTGAAAATAATGCTGGTTATAAGTATGCCCACAAACGGATTTCTTGTCCAGCCAATAAGCACCTGTTGCAGGCAGCCTCTGAAAAAGAGTTCTTCTGTAAGTGCAGGCAACAAGGCTAAAATAACAAGGGAAAGCAGGAATTGCGGTAGGGTTTTCATACCTGCAACAGTGATGATTAGTTCTGCATAAGCGTCTTCCATCGCCTTGAATTTTGCGGCCCAGCCGTTGGGAAGAGGAATGATCTCATTAAGATAGGAAAGGGTTCCCCCCACCAGCAGGCAGGCACATACGATCATCACAACAAGAAATACCTGTTTGCCACTGGCATAGCGGGAAAAGCCGAGGTAAGTAAAAGGACGCTTCCAGGTAACACTGGCAAATAACAACGCAGGTAAGGCCAGGGTAAGTAAA
This Filimonas effusa DNA region includes the following protein-coding sequences:
- a CDS encoding CPBP family intramembrane glutamic endopeptidase — its product is MYSRTGTINYSAQFGFLLAAFGFGIVLSYILLFPLIAWFLNVPMEGIAAALKQPQNADVSKVMQAAGSLLTLALPALLFASVTWKRPFTYLGFSRYASGKQVFLVVMIVCACLLVGGTLSYLNEIIPLPNGWAAKFKAMEDAYAELIITVAGMKTLPQFLLSLVILALLPALTEELFFRGCLQQVLIGWTRNPFVGILITSIIFSAVHQSFYAFLPRIFLGMALGYLFYDSRNIWLSIWAHFFNNAFSLTQLYALSRAGKLNNQSMNDSFPLYVGLIGLVAVIGLFYSFRKESNRILAIRKTAEQQYNDVNVNP